In the genome of Calothrix sp. PCC 6303, the window AATTGATTCGTCGCAGTATTTCTAGTAGGACTACGGAAGTAAATCGCATAAAGTGTATAAGTATCAAATTTACCATCGTTATTTGTATCTACAGGATATTTCCAGGCAGTATTTAGAGTTTCATCATTCTGTAAATTAGTTGTATCAGTGGCTATTGTGCCACCATTAATATCTTTTGCTAACTTTAAACGAACTTCATCACCTAAATTGTATTTCTTATTATTTTTAATAACATCATACAGCGCCACATCTGATGGTGTTGAACGTGGTAGTGAAGGGTCATTAAATAACTGTTCCAATTTTGCCGCAGCTCGATCAATAGCAGGTAAAGCCGCATTCATCACGGTTTCGTTAAGCCTGACATTACCTGCATTTTTAGACCGTTCAAAAGAACGAAATAAAATTGCGGTGGTGAGTAAAACAACTACCAAAGCCACCATTGCAACCGTTGGTAAAACAAAACCAGAGTTTGCCCAATTAGAATTCTTTTGATTAATTAGAAAAGTTCGTATTAGCCAGTAACGTTGCTCTCGAATTGTGGAGGGAGAGTGAGAGCGAAGTTTTTGGAATAAATTTTGGATGACTTTGACTAACTCACTTTTTCGAGACATAGCTGCTTTCCTGTTAAGGGATTTTATACTAATTATTTAATGTTTTTACAACGTGAGTTTAACCTGATAATATGTTTACCAGGCTCAATTCATACCGCTGAAAATTTTCTAGATATCCGCCTTCTTCAAGAAGTTAAATATCTAGATATTGAATGATAAATTTTGTTTTACTATGTTTTTTTCAGAATTGTCCGGAAGTTAAAATTCCTCAACGAATAATTCAATTTATATCCGACAAAACTAAAATGTGCCATATCTTTACATTCACTTTGCAGTAATGTATTGGTTTCGTAGGTTAGTTTATAAAGCGATTGTTAGGGAATTGTTCTTATGTTACCCATCCGGTAACAAAAATCTATCAGTCAGGAAAAAATTATAAATTTTATACCAATTTGAAAATCGGTAAATCCCTCACTCCGCCTGGGATTGAAAATCCCAGTCTCACAGCACAAGTCCATTTCAATGGACTAAAAACCAAAAATATTCAGTCATCTTGTAGATGACTTTAGCTATTAGACAGCGAGCAGCGCGTTGCGGGGGTTCCCCCCGTTGTAGCGACTGCGGTGGGTTTCAACCGTTGGCGGGTGTGGAATTATAGAAAATCTGGGGAATTCGATACTTGTGTGTACATTGCACGCTTGCGGGGAGGGTGCCCGATAGGGCGGGTCGGGTAATTGGTCACATACATTTTTTTTACAATGACGTAACTGCGTAGTGATTGCGTAACTCCTGTCAACTAAGAAGCGCTATAAATCCGCGACTCATCATAATTGATGTACTAACTTTTGCTTGTCACCAATTGCTGATCGCGTCTGCGAGGAACTTCATACATCATGAAGTCGTATGCCATTTCGGTGTTAGGAAAAATGGCTCTGGCTTCTTTGAGTAAATCTTTCAATTCTACTGAGTTTCCAGGGGCATAACGGGGGCTGAAATGGGTCATAATCAATCGATGTGCCCCCGCTGTCAGTGCGGTTTGAGCAGCCATCGTGCTGGTTGAGTGTAAGCGTTGAAAAGCCATCTCAGCATCTTGATGGGCAAATGTGGCTTCATGAATTACCACATCGGCATCGCGGGCAAGTTCTACTGCCCCATCGCAATATACGGTGTCGGTACAATAGGCAAATTTACGCCCGATTTCAGTTGGTCCGCATAATTCGCTACCGTTGATGGTGCGTCCATCGGGGAGGGTGACAGTTTCACCCCGTTTGAGTTGACCATAAACTCTACCAGGGGGAATTTCTAATGCTTGGGCTTTTTCAATGTCAAACCGCCCTGCACGGTCTTTCTCGGCGATGCGGTAGCCAAAGGCGGGAATTCTGTGGTGCAGTTGGGCGCAGCTAACTGTAAATTCTGCGTCTTCGTAGATTACACCGGGTTTAACTGTATGAACTTTAACAGGGTAAGAGAAATGAGTGTGGGAATAACGGGAACAAGCTTGAAGATATTCGTTTAACCCTGCTGGACCGTAGATATCAACACGATCCACATTCCCAGCCAAGCCACAGCTAGCCAGCAACCCCATTAAACCAAAAATATGGTCGCCATGCATGTGAGTGATAAAGATTCGGGATAGTTGGCTAACCTTGAGGTCACTGTGTAAAATTTGATGTTGGGTGCCTTCACCACAGTCGAATAACCACATTTCTGCTCGTTGAGGTAATCGTAGAGCTACACTTGAAACGTTACGCGATCGCGTGGGTACACCAGAGCTAGTCCCTAAAAATGTTATCTGCACGGTTGCTGATTTCTGTCCTTTGTTCGACTACTTACTGTCTCTCTAAATATATCGCGGCATGGCAAAAGCTGGTGAGAAGTATCTGTTTTCTGTTGATAATGCTGAAAATAAAATTCCCGAACTTTCTCTTCGGTTGCTTTCGGTAGATTTAAGAGGCTACGGTGTAAACAGAAGTATTGAATTCCCTAGATTTTCCCTAATCCCACGCCCGCCAATAGTTGAAACCGCCGTCTAATGGGCTGATGTGGTTCAAATAGGTGAAAACTGCTGTAATAACAATTCAAATTATCTTTGGGACAAATCAATGGTTGCTGGGATTCTTTTTTTAAGATAGATATAATCTAGTTTTTTTGGTCAACGCGATCGCGCTTTTAATGCTACACTCATACTACAAACATTTTGGTAATCCAAACATGATTATTCCCATTACAAAATCTCCTACTCTCCACATTTCCAACGATAATAGTGAAAATCTGACCTCATATTCATTAACCCATCAGAGCAGTGACAGAAGCTAAAAGTTACAAAGATACAGTAAATTTACCCAAAACAAAATTCGATATGCGGGCGAACGCTGTCAAGCGTGAGCCAGAAATACAAAGATTTTGGGCAGAAAATAAAATCTACGCTCGCCTTTCTCAAGAAAATCCAGGCGATGTATTTATACTCCATGATGGACCACCCTACGCAAATGGTTCACTGCATATTGGTCATGCTTTAAATAAAATCCTTAAAGATATTATTAACCGTTACCAACTCATGCAAGGTCGGAAGGTACGTTATGTACCCGGTTGGGATTGCCACGGATTGCCGATTGAGTTGAAGGTTCTGCAAAATATGAAGCAGGCAGAACGTCAAGAATTAACCCCGTTGAAGTTACGTCAAAAAGCTCATGAATTTGCCCTGGAAGCAGTTGAAGGGCAACGCAAAGGCTTTAAAAGATACGGTGTTTGGGGTGATTGGGAACATCCATATCTCACGCTGACACCGGAATATGAAGCAGCCCAGA includes:
- a CDS encoding ribonuclease Z, with amino-acid sequence MQITFLGTSSGVPTRSRNVSSVALRLPQRAEMWLFDCGEGTQHQILHSDLKVSQLSRIFITHMHGDHIFGLMGLLASCGLAGNVDRVDIYGPAGLNEYLQACSRYSHTHFSYPVKVHTVKPGVIYEDAEFTVSCAQLHHRIPAFGYRIAEKDRAGRFDIEKAQALEIPPGRVYGQLKRGETVTLPDGRTINGSELCGPTEIGRKFAYCTDTVYCDGAVELARDADVVIHEATFAHQDAEMAFQRLHSTSTMAAQTALTAGAHRLIMTHFSPRYAPGNSVELKDLLKEARAIFPNTEMAYDFMMYEVPRRRDQQLVTSKS